The Argentina anserina chromosome 5, drPotAnse1.1, whole genome shotgun sequence genome includes the window GTTGAAAGGTTGAATAATGTAATGGCATTGGCAAAGGTTTAAAAGGTTAATGAAACGTTTCTTTTGCATGTACTAATTTGGTATACATACTATACGAGTGTAATATGAATACGATTGATGAGAAtggatccttttttttttctattttctttttgtttcagAAACCTCAACAATGGCCTGCACTTTACAGGGCACATTGTAATCCTTGAATATGAGGTCATTTATGGTGTTAAGATGTGGAATCATGTATACAGCATGTTGGTTGCTTATTTATGGAgcatttttgcatggggaCATACCTCTTTTATGTGGCCAACTTTTACAGTGCATATATTTACACCATACGTGTACATTGAAGCTGCATAATGTTGACCCTAAAAGACCATTTTCCTTTTAGTGGTTCTGTCTTCCCTTTTATTACTTTTGCCTGTTGAAGTCAGTTTAGTGAGTTCCTTATCATATCAACCTTGCCTGTTACTAAGTTTTCAAGGTTTTAAACTGTATTCATACGCATGCTTAGTGGATTCAGTCATTAATACTTGTTTTGTTTACAATATCAGATGCTCAGTGGATGCAGTTCATAGAGTCACTTAAGCTCAAAAAATGGTAGTATAATGTCTAAAGAGGGAGTCATGTTGGTGGTTTATGATGATCCCTCAGACCAACAATCTTTCTCTTGGGATGATACCACCAGCAGTGAGGAATCACTTGATGAAACTAGGCTTTCACTGGAGaccacaaacgatgtaattcCATATATTGGAAAAAGATTTGCTACGCATGATGCGGCTTATGAGTACTACAGTGAATTTGCGAAGCAATGTGGATTCTCAATCCGGCGACACCGTACAGAGGGAAAAGATGGGGTCGGCAATGGACTTACGAGACGCTACTTTGTCTGCCACCGTGCTGGAAATAGTCCAAGTAAATCATCCAATGAAAGTAAGCCTCGAAGAAATAGAAAGTCCTCCCGATGTGGATGTCAAGCATACATGCGAATTAGCAAGACAACAGAATTGGGAGTATTGGAATGGCGTGTCACAGGTTTTGCAAACAATCATAATCATGAACTCTTGGAGCCAAACCAAGTTCGTTTTCTTCCCGCATATCGAACTATAACGGAATCTGATAAGAGCCGGATCCTTATGTTTGCCAAGACAGGAATTTCAGTACAGCAAATGATGAGGCTCATGGAGCTTGAGAAGTGTGTCGAACCAGGTTATTTATCCTTTACCGAAAAGGATGTGAGAAATTTACTCCAGTCATTTCGGAAGATAGATGCGGAACAGGAGAGCATAGACTTGTTAAGAATGTGCAGAAACATTAAGGAGAAAGATTCAAACTTTAAATTTGAGTGCACAATTGACTCAAGGAACAGATTAGAAAATATTGCATGGTCATATGCATCCTCAGTACAGTCATATGAGATATTTGGAGATGCAGTGGTGTTTGATACTACTCATCGCTTAACTGCATTCGACATGCCACTTGGGGTATGGGTTGGAATAAACAATTATGGTATGCCTTGCTTCTTTGGCTGTGTGCTTCTTCGAGAGGAAAGTGTCAAGTCATTTTCATGGGCACTGAAGGTGAGTCccaatatatgtgtgtgtgtgtgcgcgcgcGCCGGCGTGTATGCAtgtctgtgtgtgtgttttatgTTGCTTCAAGCATCTAAAACGGTCACCTTATATTGCACAATTGAACATATGGTACTTTAAGTTAAGTAGCTGAGTCATTAATCAGTTCATTATGATAGTGGAATTGTGTGAAGGTAGAATGTTCTGAATTTGAGTAATCATATAATTAGGGTGGTGGTTATATTACTTTAGATTGGCAGGCAATCTCTCAAGGATTAGCCTGTCAGATTTTAACCATGCCTAAAACTTTTTTGGCTGAGTGAAATTTTGCATTAGAGGGAATACTAGGGAGCACAAGTATATTTATCCTGCAATTCATGTGAATTGGGAACTTTGTCTTACTGCATAGTAAATGCAGATCATACTTGTATTCAGTATATGCTTTCCATATATTCCAGTTTGCTAGTTTGAATATAATTTATATGGATTTTGAATACACAACACATCCAGCATGTATATTTTCATGAAGAAATCTTATTGTTCCCAGATTTGACGGTGGTTTTCTGTTTTGTATTGAAATTTATTGAAGGCATTTCTGGGATTCATGTATGGGAAGGCGCCACGGACCATATTAACTGATCAAAGTTTATTTCTGAAAGAAGCAATAAGCGCAGAGATGCCAACAACTAAACACGCACTATGCGTGTGGATGATAGTTGGAAAGTTTCCATCCTGGTTCAATGCTGTTTTGGGTGAACGTTACAATGAGTGGAAGAGTGAGTTTTATCGCATTTACAATTTGGAGGCCATAGAGGATTTCGAACTAGGGTGGAGGGACTTAGTAAATTCTTTTGGACTTCAGTCTAACCGGCATATAGTCAACTTGTATGGTCTGCGCTCTCTTTGGGCACTACCGTTCTTGAGAAGCCATTTCTTTGCAGGAATGGCTACAATTGGTCAGTCGAAGTCAATTAATGCATTCATCCAACGATTTTTAAGTGCGCAAACTCGGCTGGCGCACTTCATTGAACAAGTATGTTGTCCTCTCTTTCCCTCTACAGCCAATATAATTTCAGTACTCCATTTGTTTTCGGAACACTTTTTTATACCAAAAGTTGAATGAATAGCCCACCACCCCAAACAGAGAGAGGAACAATTTATAAGTCAGAACAATAGAGGTAACAATGCAGGGCAAATGTAGAGCTGCAATAAGGTGTGCCTCTGGTCCATAGGTTACCTACtttttaattctgaaaatgcAGTTTATATAAAGTGTGTGCTCGGTGAACTAGCCAAAAATTTGTCAGCTACTTTAAAATCTGTAAGTACAGCTACCAAATATGGGGACCATATATGGACATTGATTTATTGAACTTTTCCATCCCACAGTTTAGTATGACCCATTCCGTTGTGCGTCACTCCGAACCACAGGCACCTTCATAATTTTTGACATATATCTTTTACTTGTGGATTGCTATCTTGGCATCTAATATACATGTGATTAATAAGATTGGAATCTAGATTACTTgaggttgatttttttttctctgtatCTTCCCACTTTGTTGCAACTGAAACTTGTGCATATATGTTGTTGGTCACTgttcattttatatttatatcataaaagcagcaactttggGCTGCAGCATCTTTTGATAGAGAGGAGTTCTCAAGTTCATAAGTCAACACTAATTTTAAGCTTTTAACTTAGCTTCTTCGTTTATCAGGATGTAGTGCAATGaggcattttctttcttaggTGAAAACTCTTGTGTGTATTATTAATAAGTTTGTTTTGCATGAGCAGGTGGCTGTTGCTGTTGATTTTAAAGATCAAGCTGGAGAACAACAAACAATGCAACAAACTCTGCAAAATATGTGCCTGAAAACAGGAGCACCGATGGAATCCCATGCTGCCTCAATTCTTACTCCTTATGCTTTCTCTAAGTTTCAAGAACAACTTGTTTTGGCTGCGCACTACGCATCTTTCCAAATGGATGATGGTTTTCTTGTTCGACATCACACGAAAGGTGATGTAGGCCGTAAAGTATATTGGATGCCTCGGGAAGGCATCATAAATTGCAGTTGCCATCATTTTGAGTTCTCGGGGATCCTTTGTCGCCATGCACTTCGAGTTCTCTCAACGGGAAATTGCTTTCAGATTCCTGATAGGTATCTTCCTGTGCGTTGGCGTCGCGTCAGCATACCTTCTGAGAAACTCCTTCATACTGTTCCAAGTGACCATGCAGAAAAAATACAGTTGTTACAAAGCATAGTATCAGCTCTGGTTACAGAATCTTCAAAGTCTAGGGAGAGACTGGATATAGCAACTGAGCAGGCATCAATCCTATTATCCCGGATAAGAGAGCGGCCTGTTTCATTTCAAAGTATAAGAGACAGTGCCCCAAATAATAGGAATATATGATGCAATACCGTAAAAAAGGCTTTGTCTGAAATTCTTACAGAAAGCAGAACTTGTCTGGATTTGGATGAATGGACGAGCAGGCTTGAAAATTACACTTGGCAATACTTTTATGAGTTCGGACGTGGGAGGCAGTGTTGTGTGTTGGATATTTGTAGCCTTTTATGGTAAATGGTGTAATACTTATACTGGAGGAATGgttacaagtttttttttttgaggatGGACGCTGGTGAGATAGGTACTGAATAGAAGAAATCTGTGCCAGCCGATGGCAGGTATGTTTTGCTTCAGATATGGTTATTATGGAGTTGCTAGTGTGGATTGAAGCTTGTACTGTTAGACTATCTTCCTATGCTCTAGGGGAATTGTAAGGAAAGTCATGCTGGCATATCTTCTGTATAATTGCAGAATATTCTATATGAGGATTGTATATTAAGTATATTAGCTGTAACTTTCCTTATATGAATTCTAGATAGCAATCTACTGCTAACTTGTAGGATCAGAGGAATTACCTCTTGTATTCACTCTTGTATAAAGAATGCATCTCAGTATCAATGATATTCATTCCTTCAAGCCATATTAATCTCATCTTTTTCAGGAATTGGTCTACTTGCTTTGGGGAATCTGGAAGGAACGAAATAACAGAGTTTGGGATGAGAAAAATGGCTAGGTTATGAATGTTGTTATTTCTAGTATGGCCCGACTAACAGACTTTCGTTTGATTAAAGAAAAGGCTGGTTTTAGCAGAGTTAGGGTGAGAACTGTGGCTCGATGGAAACCGCCCTCTTCTGGTATTGTTAAAGTTAATGTGGATGGCTCTATTAATAATATTTCAAAGAAAGGAGGGTCAGGTATTGTGATCAGGGACTCGGTTGGGAGTTTtcttggtggtggtggaagaCCTCTTGCGAGGTTGTACTCGGCTGAGCATGCTGAGGTACTTGCCTGTCAACATGCTATTTCCATGGTGGTTGCTCATGACCTTATGCCTGTTATTGTTGAGATGGATGCCCAAGTAGTGGTTAACCAACTCAATAGTAAGAAGGCCTCAAATTGCTCGATGTTGGGGAGGATTTATGAGGATATCAGGTTGTTGCTTCAGCCTAATGCAATTCGCATAGTCTCTGTCCAGCATAATGCTAATGGGGCAGCTCATTCTCTGGTTGCTTATTTGAAATCTCTATCTGCAGAGACATATTCTTCTTCTgttccttcttttgctttggcTGCCATAGCAAACTTACAATTCTACTATGTAATCTTTTTGTTTCTCAATAAAGCTTTTGACctctttgattaaaaaaaaaataaaaatacaaataaataaaagaggCACTCGTTTAGTGAAAACTCGCAATATTTAACATGACGAATTATAATGCTCTGTGTTGCTACCACATATTGGCCGGAATGCCAGATGATTGAATGCAACTCGAAGGCCATGTTGGGAGGAAAAGACTAGTGGTAGAAGCTGGAATCAAAGTTGGTTCATGGCTTCAACGGTGGAGCACTTATATCTGTATTTGCCGTCATCTTGAGTGAATTATCTTGCATCAAAATGTTTTCCTGCCAATCTCTTAAATGAGAAACCTTCTACCTTTAAATTTTGTGGCAAGAACAAACTCATATTAAAAGATCAAATCCCTTTTAGATCAGAGCTCCAAGAAgaatatatacaattgatggTAGAGGAAAATGTTATAGCTGGCAACACAGAAGACCAACATAAGGTTTTAGATCAAGAGGAATACACTGGAACTCAAACTTTTTAGAAAAGGAACAAACAAAATAGAGGCTCACAACGTCAAATCCATTGGGAACATGGGATCGATACACTCACAACTAGTGCCTAAATTGGATTTGCATATCTTTTACCATGAGTTACTATGATCGTGAAGTGGAAGCATTTACgatatttcttcttcctccactGATTTGAATTTCATGACGCAAGTGAGCTTGTGACTTTCATGGTATCGATTGTTACAGATAGCCAATATGCCACCTCTCTTCGGCAGTAGAAGCACTGATGCTATGCATGAGCAGTTTGTTACTTCCACCATACATCACAGTTTTTAATTTGCCAACAAATGTAGCTGTTATCATTCCCACATTTGATTAAACTAGTTACAGTATTGAGAAATCAAGTGAGTGGAAACTGGAACAGCGTGGAAGAAAATGGTTACCCTCTCCAATAAAAGGGGGGCCTGGATGGACAAGTGAAGAGCCCTCCTTAAATTCAGGTTCAGTAGTGCATCCCTAGTATTGCTAGCTACTGCCTACCAACCAACAATATTTGAAAAATAGGGTGGTTCTTTGAATCCACTTCTCTCCTTTTTCCCTAACTTGCATTGGTCCAACGTCTTCTCATTCTCTACACCCTAATAGAAAATGAGGCATGTCTAAGTTCCTGCTACTGCTGActtaaattgaatcaaaatgAGTGGATCTTGGTTGACTTAATGACATATATATGCACAGTTGAAAAGCACAATATGAATTTACAGAGTTGAAAAACCAACCAGATATTTTAACACACATTTAGCTTCCAATGTGGTCATGAGGACCAAGGGAGTTCATATGAACGGTTAAAATGAGTATGAagttttgtatttattttcaagtttcaatatgCATGTCATCCAACAACTGTTTATTTAAAAGTCTtcactttatttttattttaatattctgATTAGAAACTCTTCATGTGTGGCAAtggagaaattttatatacaCTCCCAAAACCTCTTAATACACATCTCTAATATTTTTGAATTAAAAGAGATTTTGTAGTTATGTGAAAAGACGAAAACAACCATATATCacaaattatgaaaatataatacaaattaacatacaaaaaacaaaattgatttggaaacaaattaatttaaaattgcaAGGGAATTTAAGATGACTCCTATTATAATGGAACGTCTGGTATGAGAACTTTGGATAAGGGTGTGGCTATTGTCACCCTATCATGTTCTTTGTTCACCTGACATATGTTCTAATTATTAAAAAACTATATTAACCAAGTATAAAATGATTAATACTAAATACTTCATTGGTCTTtttgctttttcttttttatttcccATCATCATTGATTTGCTATCCATCTCACCAAATTATTACGTTAGCTTCATGATAATCATCAAAATATGTACAATACCAAGAACAAATAGAAAGAATAAAACTTTTCTTCGTTAGTCACAAATGTTAACATCATATCTCTAAAGATAAATCGGAAAAGACAAACATGGAAattgttgtttgtttttaaaaaaaaacatggaaattgtttgtttgtttgtttgttaaaaaaacattaaaattGTTTGAGATTGTAATAAGATAACGGAAGTAGATTAGATTAGGAAATTTTGAGAATTAccatatattaaaatattaaatgaaatattttaattaacaaaAGTAACTTCTTAATTGTATATGTAGAAGGATAATTTGGTGAAAAGAAATGGGTGAAATGAGTAAAATTAGATTTTGAaatatcaaataataaaataaattatgatTAAGGATAGATCATGTACGGTtgtgtatttagtaaaatattataattagaaattaaaatagTGGTGTATTAAGAGGTTTGGGTAGTGTATATAAAATTTGTCATGGCAATGGAGCCAACaatgagagaaagaaagacagAACAAGCGAAGCAAAACCATCCACCacaattttatattttctcttgaaaatgatgagaaagcTAGGGAGTGatctaagtagcacggacacagACACGAGTGTCTGTATTTGACACGATttgatacgtagacacggtatatataaatttttttggacacggacacgtggtggactcCGAGTGATCGTTCTTGGTactagaaaataaaaacatggaatACAACCATCATGAATTTACATGATCCACATTTGTTTtgaatgaaatcgaaaacggaaaaaCTACAACGCAAAATTTCTAGGACACCCCAACCAAGCTGATCGATCTAAATGGATAATGGTAGTCGGCAGAAAATTGCTTGCTTATAAAACTAGCCACTTTTATACTTGGCACGAGAATGGATTAGATTCTTTGACTGCAAAGTGGGGGCTGGATTTTATAAGTTAAAAACTACATATGAACCGATTTCCTCATCACTTCTAGTTCTCTAATATCTTGACAGATATAtaaaattaagaacataattgAGGATTACGAACACTAATTGATAATGTTCTATATATGCTTTACTAATTTTGGTCTGTTGACATATGATTTGGAAGAAGAAAACACAAAGACATTTCCATCCAATATGGAATGATATCAAAGGATATGAAATGTGAAGTAAATAAACTAGATGATGAACACCAAATATTGTAAATGTGTGTGGTGAGTTGGGATCCACCCAGAAAAATATATGTTGTGTGTCTCCACTTGGTCTCCCACTTTTTTGCATATACCGGCCTCTACGGAAGACATGAATTTCACGATTGACTTTGCCTCCTTTGCTGGCAGACCTATGTGTTAGTTCCAAGTGTTGCATGGCCTATAGGCTCAAACAATGGGAGGAGAGAAATGAGCTCTCATACTTCACTCTAAGATCGAAGAACAGTAATATGCGATCTACGTACAGTTCCCCCCACTCAAACTCTAATTaacattttattttcttgcaaGGCCCGACTGAAATTTAAGTATTGAGGTTACCTGACCTAATCGAACTGCAGCAACATTGTTTGCTCAAGTGCGAGAAACACAAAGGTACGAGACACAACATGCATATCCCATTTTTTCCTTACTCATTTTTTGCTCAATTTTCAGGATTTCTAGAAGTCATTTGGCATTTTAaataacgaaaaaaaaaacatgcagATCGCATGTACGAGACACATGGATGAGAATGGTGAAgttgaaattgtaattcaataatGATGCAAAAACGCTAATATAAATCCAATTCCGTTTATCTATAGTTGCAGAAACTCATATTAGTTAGTTGTTCAAGATTAAAATCTAACCAGTTATTCTTACTAACGTTGTATTAACATGCAACCTAAGAAGATGCTCGTTGAAAAGGAGTGTCATCACAGAGTACTCATCGCAAGTACGAGTCTACGATACGTTTCGATAAACCGGAACGCAATTATGCCATGCGAATAGACAGTTGCTAACTTGCTACCTTGGAACACGTACATGCATGAGGACCTTATATAACAAGGAAGGGAAAACtggaaacatatatatattttgagcATCTAAACACTAATCATGGATAGTAAGCTGCTCTGAAGAAAGCATAAATGGAATTTCTCAATTATAATATGTATGGTGAAGAAGTTCTTATTCTAAAGTACACTCATTGACCTTATTTCGATCAAAGGTCTAAAAGTTTAAACCATGGTCTATTGgtctatatataatattcGACTGCCTCTTTCGTTCCAAGTTTAAAACATAAGTCAGTAACAATTTGATGCATGTAATGCGAAGAATTATTTCTTCAGATGTATAAGTTTTGTCCTTTCCTACTCCACAAGATGCTTCTGCAATTCTTGTCTCAACCTAATAAAGCTTTATGAAATGGGCCAAACATTGAAACATATACAGGCAGCTCAACACGTCAACTCTTGCCGCTGGAGCATAAAAACATCAAGACTGTAGCTGCACATCCTCGAGTAGTCCAATACttgttaatttgataattagtTGACCACAAGCAGTGGTGGGGAGGAAAGTATGAATAGCCGAAATGGATTTGCAACTTCTGGTATAGCACACAACTAAAATCGATCAAAGGCCTGGTGCAAGTGTGATCCACGTGGTTATAATGCGTGTGGATTTAaaactttctttcttcttcttttctgcgTCTACAAATCTCACTCAATAAGGATAGTAGATTGCCTATAAATTCAGATCCCCTCCCCTCAACTTCAGCAATATCGATatcacagagagagagagagagagagagagagagagagagagagagagcaacaAGAAACAGGCTAGGGCCTCCTCCTTCACATGTCCTTATCCCTTTCCCTATCTGGCTCTCTCCCATAGCTCTAAGGTTaattagttctacacttaatTATACCtgtttgaagagctgtataaAGCTAACTAGCTAGCTTGAATTGCTAAGCTTTTGGTACGTCATATCAGACAGAAATGGCAGCAGAAGATAGGAGACTGCAGAGTAATAATCTTAAGGTTGAGAGTCAGGAGAGCAGCATGAATGATAATCATTGTCATCATCATGAGTTAATGGGTGGTGAAGAGGTAGTCGTCACTGTGGATTGGAGAGGCAGACCTTCTAATCCCGCCAAGCATGGTGGAATGAAAGCTGCTTCCTTTGTTCTTGGTACGTATGCATACACCCTTCGCTTTCT containing:
- the LOC126794340 gene encoding protein FAR1-RELATED SEQUENCE 11, producing the protein MSKEGVMLVVYDDPSDQQSFSWDDTTSSEESLDETRLSLETTNDVIPYIGKRFATHDAAYEYYSEFAKQCGFSIRRHRTEGKDGVGNGLTRRYFVCHRAGNSPSKSSNESKPRRNRKSSRCGCQAYMRISKTTELGVLEWRVTGFANNHNHELLEPNQVRFLPAYRTITESDKSRILMFAKTGISVQQMMRLMELEKCVEPGYLSFTEKDVRNLLQSFRKIDAEQESIDLLRMCRNIKEKDSNFKFECTIDSRNRLENIAWSYASSVQSYEIFGDAVVFDTTHRLTAFDMPLGVWVGINNYGMPCFFGCVLLREESVKSFSWALKAFLGFMYGKAPRTILTDQSLFLKEAISAEMPTTKHALCVWMIVGKFPSWFNAVLGERYNEWKSEFYRIYNLEAIEDFELGWRDLVNSFGLQSNRHIVNLYGLRSLWALPFLRSHFFAGMATIGQSKSINAFIQRFLSAQTRLAHFIEQVAVAVDFKDQAGEQQTMQQTLQNMCLKTGAPMESHAASILTPYAFSKFQEQLVLAAHYASFQMDDGFLVRHHTKGDVGRKVYWMPREGIINCSCHHFEFSGILCRHALRVLSTGNCFQIPDRYLPVRWRRVSIPSEKLLHTVPSDHAEKIQLLQSIVSALVTESSKSRERLDIATEQASILLSRIRERPVSFQSIRDSAPNNRNI